One window of Desulfovibrio aminophilus genomic DNA carries:
- a CDS encoding 4Fe-4S binding protein yields MAQLFRTKRLFKSPYFPGILRAVSVALLALGVYYLLEGPQNPTENPSHVLMWLFWWPLFIVQYLLLGRFWCAVCPFGCLGDGLRASCGLNLPVPNWIKKYGPLIIGFCLLLIVWAEEAFVIPSDPKATAILLLVVIGCVLAASAVFERRAWCRYMCPLGGMGVAYARVGMLQIRGNPDKCRTCNAAICYYGNSQVAGCPMNEFPRIKETNAYCIFCGNCVKSCPKDSAKVELRLPSRELWLLRKPGLMEAILSVLLGGIISATQFQHAFPEVIDLLTRHFGFRTGFTFFFLAWQFLFLAGLALASQAATLLNGVSVKMNFSVFSYAIIPLILGAHLAQGLHLFARGSAVLQWMAKQRYGLDLPLGMSPDATLLHVVQYLSLVIGLSLSLAAVRYAAGTFFSRQHKIWASIAPFAATFIVLFGVFAWILSRSPRENLAPLPSDMEVGAPGLEPLWWFLGFTVVVIVAARLCEPLIRRRQAKRPGQAEPARKLSLVVKNEASEIVTAERALTRLAQAAGIGVKPIFDACTALEELMTYALLRHLEHENDQRAAVESYGTRALARLLDGRRPELELAFTVLPQAIIIEMAEDGPPDDPLASLGPDTEEALTTGSRADRQIYRLRRYMSALSYDRRNGKNVLTVVCNFENGEDPKNLSRLR; encoded by the coding sequence ATGGCCCAACTCTTCAGGACCAAGCGGCTTTTCAAGTCGCCCTACTTCCCTGGCATCCTCCGCGCCGTGTCCGTGGCCCTGCTGGCGTTGGGCGTCTATTACCTTCTGGAAGGGCCGCAGAACCCCACGGAAAACCCGAGCCACGTGCTCATGTGGCTCTTCTGGTGGCCCCTGTTCATCGTCCAGTACCTGCTCCTGGGCCGTTTCTGGTGCGCGGTCTGCCCCTTCGGCTGCCTGGGCGACGGGCTGCGCGCGAGCTGCGGCCTGAACCTGCCCGTGCCCAACTGGATCAAGAAATACGGCCCGCTCATCATCGGCTTCTGCCTGCTGCTCATCGTCTGGGCCGAGGAGGCCTTCGTCATTCCCTCCGATCCGAAGGCCACGGCCATCCTGCTTCTGGTCGTGATCGGCTGCGTGCTGGCGGCCTCGGCGGTGTTCGAGCGCCGGGCCTGGTGCCGCTACATGTGTCCCCTGGGCGGCATGGGCGTGGCCTACGCCCGGGTCGGCATGCTCCAAATCCGAGGCAACCCGGACAAGTGCCGCACGTGCAACGCCGCCATCTGCTACTACGGCAACAGCCAGGTGGCGGGCTGCCCGATGAACGAATTCCCGCGCATCAAGGAGACCAACGCCTACTGCATCTTCTGCGGCAACTGCGTGAAGTCCTGCCCCAAGGACTCGGCCAAGGTGGAGCTCCGGCTGCCCTCCCGCGAGCTCTGGCTCCTCCGCAAGCCCGGGCTCATGGAGGCGATCCTCTCCGTGCTCCTGGGCGGAATCATCTCGGCCACCCAGTTCCAGCACGCCTTCCCCGAGGTGATCGACCTGCTCACCCGGCACTTCGGCTTCCGCACCGGCTTCACCTTCTTCTTCCTGGCCTGGCAGTTCCTCTTCCTCGCGGGTCTGGCCCTGGCCAGCCAGGCGGCCACCCTGCTCAACGGCGTGTCCGTGAAGATGAACTTCTCGGTCTTCAGCTACGCCATCATCCCGCTCATCCTGGGCGCGCACCTGGCCCAGGGCCTGCACCTCTTCGCCCGGGGCAGCGCGGTGCTGCAATGGATGGCGAAGCAGCGCTACGGCCTGGACCTGCCCCTGGGCATGTCCCCCGACGCCACGCTCCTGCATGTGGTCCAATATCTCTCGCTGGTCATCGGCCTGTCCCTCTCCCTGGCCGCCGTGCGCTACGCCGCGGGGACGTTCTTCAGCCGCCAGCACAAGATCTGGGCCTCCATCGCGCCCTTCGCCGCCACCTTCATCGTCCTCTTCGGGGTCTTCGCCTGGATTCTGAGCCGTTCCCCCCGGGAGAACCTCGCCCCGCTGCCCAGCGACATGGAGGTCGGCGCGCCGGGCCTGGAGCCGCTCTGGTGGTTCCTCGGCTTCACGGTCGTGGTCATCGTCGCGGCGCGCCTCTGCGAACCTCTGATCCGCCGCCGCCAAGCCAAACGCCCGGGCCAGGCCGAGCCGGCCAGGAAGCTGAGCCTGGTGGTCAAGAACGAGGCCAGCGAGATCGTCACCGCCGAGCGCGCCCTCACCCGCCTGGCCCAGGCGGCGGGCATCGGGGTGAAGCCCATCTTCGACGCCTGCACGGCCCTGGAAGAGCTCATGACCTACGCCCTGCTGCGTCACCTGGAGCATGAGAACGACCAGCGGGCGGCGGTGGAGTCGTATGGCACGCGGGCCCTGGCCCGCCTGCTCGACGGCCGCCGCCCGGAGCTGGAGCTGGCCTTCACGGTGCTGCCCCAGGCCATCATCATCGAGATGGCCGAGGATGGCCCACCGGACGACCCCCTGGCCTCCCTGGGGCCCGACACGGAGGAGGCCCTGACCACGGGCTCCCGCGCGGACCGGCAAATATACCGGCTCCGCAGATACATGTCCGCCCTGAGCTACGACCGCCGCAACGGCAAGAACGTGCTCACCGTCGTCTGCAACTTCGAGAACGGCGAAGACCCCAAGAATCTGTCCCGCCTCCGCTGA
- a CDS encoding molybdopterin-binding protein, whose protein sequence is MKTIPVQEAVGTVLGHDITRIVPGQCKGPAFRKGHVIRQEDILGLLRIGKENLYVFDLQQGFVHEDEAARRVAAAATGPGIRLSEPSEGKITLTAAHDGLLAVDVSALNELNAVDDMVFATLHGNQTVRAGQAVAGTRVVPLVIEEEKLKRAEAVCARGAVIQVKPFRCLRVGMVTTGSEVYHGRIQDGFGPVVRKKFSDLGSEVVRQILVSDDEAMTAGAIRELLDEGAEMIVVTGGMSVDPDDRTPSAIRSAGARVVTYGAPVLPGAMFLLAFIGEAPVLGLPGCVMYHKASIFDLIVPRLLAGDTVTKQDIVALGHGGFCSGCAQCRYPICPFGKGR, encoded by the coding sequence ATGAAGACGATCCCGGTCCAGGAAGCAGTGGGCACCGTACTGGGCCACGACATCACCCGCATCGTTCCGGGCCAGTGCAAGGGTCCGGCCTTCCGCAAGGGCCATGTCATCCGGCAGGAGGACATCCTCGGCCTGCTGCGGATCGGCAAGGAAAACCTCTATGTCTTCGACCTCCAGCAGGGCTTCGTCCACGAGGACGAGGCCGCGCGCCGCGTGGCCGCCGCGGCCACGGGCCCCGGCATCCGGCTGTCCGAGCCCTCCGAGGGCAAGATCACCCTCACGGCCGCCCATGACGGCCTGCTGGCGGTGGACGTCTCGGCCCTGAACGAATTGAACGCCGTGGACGACATGGTCTTCGCCACCCTGCACGGCAACCAGACCGTGCGCGCGGGCCAGGCCGTGGCCGGAACCCGGGTGGTGCCCCTGGTGATCGAGGAGGAAAAGCTCAAACGCGCCGAGGCCGTCTGCGCCCGGGGCGCGGTCATCCAGGTGAAGCCTTTCCGCTGCCTGCGCGTGGGCATGGTGACCACGGGCAGCGAGGTCTACCACGGCCGCATCCAGGACGGCTTCGGCCCGGTGGTGCGCAAGAAGTTCAGCGACCTGGGCAGCGAGGTCGTCCGCCAGATCCTGGTTTCCGACGACGAGGCCATGACCGCCGGGGCCATCCGGGAGCTGCTCGACGAGGGCGCGGAGATGATCGTGGTCACCGGCGGCATGTCCGTGGACCCCGACGACCGCACGCCCTCGGCCATCCGCTCCGCCGGAGCCCGGGTCGTCACCTACGGCGCGCCGGTGCTGCCCGGAGCCATGTTCCTGCTGGCCTTCATCGGCGAGGCGCCGGTGCTCGGCCTGCCGGGCTGCGTCATGTACCACAAGGCCAGCATCTTCGACCTCATCGTGCCCCGGCTGCTGGCCGGAGACACCGTGACCAAACAGGACATCGTGGCCCTGGGCCACGGCGGCTTCTGCTCCGGCTGCGCGCAGTGCCGCTATCCCATCTGCCCATTCGGCAAGGGCCGCTGA
- a CDS encoding molybdopterin-dependent aldehyde oxidoreductase — protein MIKLNLTVNGVPKTLVVDPEESLADVLRKQMLLTGVKVGCGQGQCGACSVILDGKLVRSCVTKMKRVADGASVTTVEGIGTPDNLHPIQESWMAHGGAQCGFCTPGFIVSAKALLDENSRPTREDVRDWFQKHRNACRCTGYKQLTDAVMDAAKILRGEMRVADVRYKLPADGRVWGTNLPRPSAVAKVTGTWDFGADLGLKMPEGTLHLALVQATVSHANIKGIDTSEAEKMPGVYKVVTHKDVKGKNRITGLITFPTNKGDGWDRPILCDEKVFQYGDAIAIVCAETEKQAKAAAEKVKVDLEQLPEYMSAPAAMAEDAIEIHPGTPNVYYIQKIAKGPETKPLFDKAPVVVEGDFYTSRQPHLPIEPDVGCAYMNEQGQLVIHSKSIGLHLHLYMIAPGIGLEADKIVMVQNPTGGTFGYKFSPTMEALLGVAAMATGRPVYLNYTYHQQQTYTGKRSPQFTTVRFAAEKDGKLLAMETDWTVDHGPYSEFGDLLTLRGAQFIGAGYDIPSIRGEGRTVCTNHAWGAAFRGYGGPESEFGSELLMDDLAEKLGMDPLELRYKNVYRKGSTTPTGQDPEVYSLPEMIDILRPKYQEALKRAKANSTAEVKRGVGVCVGVYGAGLDGPDSSEVFVELNEDNGVTVYSCWEDHGQGADAGSLGTAHEALRPLGLSPDKIRLVMNDTSKAPNSGPAGGSRSQVMTGNAIKAGCELLLASMRKADKSYRTHAEMVAEKIPTKISGKWTAPATNCDENGQGKPFCCYMYGLFMSEVAVELATGKTTMEKITMVADIGKVNNRLVVDGQMYGGLAQGIGLALTEDYEDIKKHSTLAGAGFPYIKQIPDNMEVIYVESERPDGPFGASGAGEIPLTCPHASVINAIYNACGVRITKLPALPEKVLAGLKAK, from the coding sequence ATGATCAAGTTGAACCTGACCGTCAACGGGGTCCCGAAGACCCTGGTTGTCGATCCCGAGGAGAGCCTGGCGGACGTGCTGCGCAAGCAGATGCTGCTCACCGGGGTCAAGGTCGGCTGCGGCCAGGGCCAGTGCGGCGCGTGCAGCGTGATCCTGGACGGCAAGCTCGTGCGCTCGTGCGTGACCAAGATGAAGCGCGTGGCCGACGGCGCCAGCGTGACCACCGTGGAGGGCATCGGCACGCCCGACAACCTCCATCCCATCCAGGAGTCCTGGATGGCCCACGGCGGCGCGCAGTGCGGCTTCTGCACCCCGGGCTTCATCGTCTCGGCCAAGGCCCTGCTGGACGAGAACTCCCGGCCCACCCGCGAGGACGTCCGCGACTGGTTCCAGAAGCACCGCAACGCCTGCCGCTGCACCGGCTACAAGCAGCTCACCGACGCGGTCATGGACGCGGCCAAGATCCTGCGCGGCGAGATGCGCGTGGCCGACGTGCGCTACAAGCTGCCCGCCGACGGCCGTGTCTGGGGCACGAACCTGCCCCGCCCCAGCGCCGTGGCCAAGGTCACCGGCACCTGGGACTTCGGCGCGGACCTCGGCCTGAAGATGCCCGAGGGCACCCTGCACCTGGCCCTGGTCCAGGCCACGGTCTCCCACGCCAACATCAAGGGCATCGACACCTCCGAGGCCGAGAAGATGCCCGGCGTGTACAAGGTCGTGACCCACAAGGACGTCAAGGGCAAGAACCGAATCACCGGCCTGATCACCTTCCCCACCAACAAGGGCGACGGCTGGGACCGGCCCATCCTCTGTGACGAGAAGGTCTTCCAGTACGGCGACGCCATCGCCATCGTCTGCGCCGAGACCGAGAAGCAGGCCAAGGCGGCCGCCGAGAAGGTCAAGGTGGACCTGGAGCAGCTGCCCGAATACATGAGCGCGCCCGCGGCCATGGCCGAGGACGCCATCGAAATCCACCCCGGCACGCCCAACGTCTACTACATCCAGAAGATCGCCAAGGGGCCGGAGACCAAGCCCCTGTTCGACAAGGCTCCCGTGGTGGTGGAGGGCGACTTCTACACCTCCCGTCAGCCGCACCTGCCCATCGAGCCGGACGTCGGGTGCGCCTACATGAACGAGCAGGGCCAGCTGGTCATCCACTCCAAGTCCATCGGCCTGCACCTGCACCTGTACATGATCGCCCCCGGCATCGGGCTGGAGGCGGACAAGATCGTCATGGTCCAGAACCCCACGGGCGGCACCTTCGGCTACAAGTTCAGCCCGACCATGGAGGCCCTGCTGGGCGTGGCCGCCATGGCCACCGGACGCCCGGTGTACCTGAACTACACCTATCACCAGCAGCAGACCTACACCGGCAAGCGTTCGCCCCAGTTCACCACCGTACGCTTCGCCGCCGAGAAGGACGGCAAGCTCCTGGCCATGGAGACCGACTGGACCGTGGACCACGGCCCCTACTCCGAGTTCGGCGACCTGCTGACCCTGCGCGGAGCCCAGTTCATCGGCGCGGGCTACGACATCCCGAGCATCCGAGGCGAGGGCCGCACGGTCTGCACGAACCACGCCTGGGGCGCGGCCTTCCGCGGCTACGGCGGGCCGGAGAGCGAGTTCGGCTCCGAGCTGCTCATGGACGATCTGGCCGAGAAGCTCGGCATGGACCCCCTGGAGCTGCGCTACAAGAACGTCTACCGCAAGGGCTCGACCACGCCCACGGGCCAGGACCCCGAAGTCTACAGCCTGCCCGAGATGATCGACATCCTGCGGCCCAAGTACCAGGAGGCCCTCAAGCGGGCCAAGGCGAACTCCACGGCCGAGGTCAAGCGCGGCGTGGGCGTCTGCGTGGGCGTGTACGGCGCGGGCCTGGACGGCCCGGACTCCTCCGAGGTCTTCGTGGAGCTGAACGAGGACAACGGGGTCACCGTGTACTCCTGCTGGGAGGACCACGGCCAGGGCGCGGACGCCGGTTCCCTGGGCACGGCCCACGAGGCCCTGCGCCCCCTGGGCCTGTCCCCGGACAAGATCCGCCTGGTCATGAACGACACGAGCAAGGCCCCCAACTCCGGCCCGGCCGGCGGCAGCCGCTCCCAGGTCATGACCGGCAACGCCATCAAGGCCGGCTGTGAACTCCTGCTGGCCTCCATGCGCAAGGCCGACAAGAGCTACCGGACCCATGCCGAGATGGTGGCCGAGAAGATCCCCACCAAGATCAGCGGCAAGTGGACCGCCCCGGCCACCAACTGCGACGAGAACGGCCAGGGCAAGCCCTTCTGCTGCTACATGTACGGCCTGTTCATGTCCGAGGTGGCCGTGGAGCTGGCCACGGGCAAGACCACCATGGAGAAGATCACCATGGTGGCCGACATCGGCAAGGTGAACAACCGCCTCGTGGTGGACGGCCAGATGTACGGCGGCCTGGCCCAGGGCATCGGCCTGGCCCTGACCGAGGACTACGAGGACATCAAGAAGCACTCCACCCTGGCGGGTGCGGGCTTCCCGTACATCAAGCAGATCCCGGACAACATGGAGGTCATCTACGTGGAGTCCGAGCGCCCGGACGGCCCCTTCGGAGCCTCCGGCGCGGGCGAGATCCCGCTGACCTGCCCGCACGCCTCGGTGATCAACGCCATCTACAACGCCTGCGGCGTGCGCATCACCAAGCTCCCGGCCCTGCCCGAGAAGGTCCTGGCCGGACTCAAGGCGAAGTAG
- a CDS encoding pyridine nucleotide-disulfide oxidoreductase/dicluster-binding protein codes for MEQQELRAWEQRCIQEELPWCQAACPLHVDVRAFLERMAKGDPAGARKVLERSLPLSGVLGRLCEHPCETVCKRAEAGDALAVGDLERACVGSAPAGARPTVLPSRGKRAAVLGGGLAALVCAWDLLRKGYGVTFLVADDALGGRLRGLPESRLPKAALEEELARVLALKPEVRAGQSLDAALLDQALSEFAAVFADLSEAPGLARDERSAVDPVTLAGDRSGLFLGGFSAPNGVSFIDQAADGRRAASSMDRHMSGVSLTAAREKEGPCGTRLFTNLAGVAPLSRVAPAAPENGYAPEEAAQEAARCLNCQCLDCVRACAFLERYKGYPKKYARQVYNNAAIVKGLHEANRLINSCSLCGLCAEVCPEGFAMADLCLEARRDMVARGKMPPSAHEFALEDMAFNNGPDFALTLPGPDGACAHVFFPGCQLAASHPHHVRSVFEHLRAALSGGVGLMLRCCGIPAHWAGREDLFTEAQAAFRAQWEGLGRPRIVAACSSCLDILRRRSPDLPAVSLWEVLAETGLPETPGAPAPNAPLAVHDPCTTRHDETARAAVRGLLDSCGVAREELPLSGRLTECCGYGGLMSNVDPDLAHEVAARRAAASPLDYVASCAMCRDRLAAEGKRAYHVLDFIFPGGPDDPAAAPSPGFSARHAARAGLRRELAREYLGQAGEAEPGPELRIAPEVLARMEERHILVEDVRRALAHAETSGRVFREAGGERLLAPHRPRNVTYWLEYAREGGAFRVLGAWRHRMEVRPGAGAAGLKVDQTYTPDSGRWSCGHDALEPRPVEATYLGSSFNISLLACPECGLCLVPESLALGRMAEVERLLEDK; via the coding sequence ATGGAGCAACAGGAACTGAGGGCCTGGGAACAGCGCTGCATCCAGGAGGAATTGCCCTGGTGCCAGGCGGCCTGCCCGCTGCACGTGGACGTGCGCGCGTTTCTGGAGCGCATGGCCAAGGGCGACCCGGCCGGGGCCCGCAAGGTGCTGGAGCGGAGCCTGCCCCTGTCCGGCGTCCTTGGAAGGCTCTGCGAGCATCCCTGCGAAACGGTCTGCAAGCGCGCCGAGGCGGGCGACGCCCTGGCCGTCGGCGACCTGGAGCGGGCCTGCGTGGGCTCCGCTCCCGCCGGGGCCAGACCCACGGTCCTGCCCTCCCGGGGCAAGCGCGCCGCCGTGCTCGGCGGCGGACTCGCCGCCCTGGTCTGCGCCTGGGATCTGTTGCGCAAGGGCTACGGCGTGACCTTCCTCGTCGCCGACGACGCCCTCGGCGGCCGCCTGCGCGGCCTGCCCGAATCCCGGCTCCCCAAGGCCGCCCTGGAGGAGGAGCTTGCCCGCGTCCTGGCCCTCAAGCCCGAGGTCCGCGCCGGGCAATCCCTGGACGCGGCCCTGCTGGACCAAGCCCTGTCCGAATTCGCGGCCGTGTTCGCGGACCTCTCCGAGGCCCCCGGTCTGGCCCGGGACGAGCGCTCGGCCGTGGATCCCGTGACCCTGGCCGGGGACCGTTCCGGCCTCTTCCTGGGCGGGTTCTCCGCGCCCAACGGCGTGTCCTTCATCGACCAGGCCGCCGACGGCCGCCGCGCCGCCTCGTCCATGGACCGGCACATGAGCGGCGTCTCGCTCACCGCCGCCCGCGAGAAAGAAGGCCCATGCGGGACGCGCCTGTTCACGAACCTCGCCGGGGTCGCGCCCCTGTCCCGGGTGGCCCCGGCGGCTCCCGAAAACGGCTACGCCCCGGAGGAGGCCGCCCAGGAGGCCGCGCGCTGCCTGAACTGTCAGTGTCTGGACTGCGTGCGGGCCTGCGCCTTCCTGGAGCGCTACAAGGGCTACCCCAAGAAATACGCCCGCCAAGTCTACAACAACGCGGCCATCGTCAAGGGCCTGCACGAGGCCAACCGCCTGATCAATTCCTGCAGCCTCTGCGGCCTGTGCGCGGAGGTCTGCCCCGAGGGCTTCGCCATGGCCGACCTCTGCCTGGAGGCCCGGCGCGACATGGTGGCCCGGGGCAAGATGCCGCCCTCGGCCCACGAATTCGCCCTGGAGGACATGGCCTTCAACAACGGCCCGGACTTCGCCCTGACCCTGCCCGGGCCGGACGGCGCGTGCGCCCACGTCTTCTTCCCCGGTTGCCAGCTGGCGGCCTCGCACCCGCACCACGTGCGCTCGGTCTTCGAACACCTGCGCGCCGCACTCTCCGGCGGCGTGGGGCTCATGTTGCGCTGCTGCGGCATCCCGGCCCACTGGGCCGGGCGCGAGGACCTCTTCACCGAGGCCCAGGCCGCGTTCCGGGCCCAGTGGGAGGGCCTGGGGCGGCCGCGCATCGTGGCGGCCTGCTCCTCCTGCCTGGACATCCTCCGTCGCCGCTCGCCGGACCTGCCCGCGGTTTCGCTCTGGGAGGTCCTGGCCGAAACCGGCCTGCCCGAAACGCCGGGCGCGCCCGCGCCGAACGCCCCCCTGGCCGTGCACGACCCCTGCACCACGCGCCACGACGAGACCGCGCGCGCGGCCGTGCGCGGCCTGCTGGACAGTTGCGGCGTGGCCCGCGAGGAACTGCCCCTGTCCGGCCGCCTCACCGAATGCTGCGGCTACGGCGGGCTCATGTCCAACGTGGACCCGGACCTGGCCCACGAGGTGGCCGCCCGGCGCGCGGCCGCGAGCCCCTTGGATTACGTGGCCTCCTGCGCCATGTGCCGCGACCGGCTGGCCGCCGAGGGCAAGCGGGCCTACCACGTCCTGGATTTCATCTTCCCCGGCGGACCGGATGACCCGGCGGCCGCGCCTTCTCCGGGATTCTCGGCCCGCCACGCGGCCCGCGCCGGGCTGCGGCGCGAACTGGCCCGGGAATACCTCGGCCAGGCCGGGGAGGCGGAACCCGGCCCGGAACTGCGCATCGCGCCCGAGGTCCTGGCCCGCATGGAGGAGCGGCACATCCTGGTGGAGGACGTCCGCCGCGCGCTGGCCCACGCCGAGACCTCGGGACGCGTGTTCCGCGAGGCCGGAGGCGAACGCCTCCTCGCGCCCCACCGGCCGCGCAACGTGACCTACTGGCTGGAATACGCCCGCGAGGGCGGCGCCTTCCGCGTCCTGGGGGCCTGGCGCCACCGCATGGAGGTGCGGCCGGGCGCGGGCGCGGCCGGGCTCAAGGTGGACCAGACCTACACTCCGGACTCGGGCCGATGGTCCTGCGGCCACGACGCCCTGGAGCCCCGGCCGGTGGAGGCGACCTATCTCGGCAGCTCCTTCAACATCTCGCTCCTGGCCTGCCCGGAGTGCGGACTCTGCCTCGTGCCCGAGTCCCTGGCCCTGGGCCGCATGGCCGAGGTGGAGCGCCTGCTGGAGGACAAGTGA
- the trsM gene encoding DVU_1556 family methyltransferase produces MSEAVRPLYEHPAFQKASGPALRPGGAELTARGLDLCGFGSGDRVADLGCGLGATLGLLTGRGLRALGLDASAEFLARARAELPGTPLLRARVEALPLADGGLDGLCCECVLSTLADPGPVLAEMARTLRSGGRLLLSDLYVRRPGAAGGIAGCAAGARPLEDMEDLLRRHGLRPLHVEDHSRALSELAGRLIFQHGSLDALRNLTGGGGCGRRDPRDLGYCLIIAAKEAS; encoded by the coding sequence GTGAGCGAGGCCGTCCGGCCCCTGTACGAACACCCGGCCTTCCAGAAGGCCAGCGGCCCGGCCCTGCGTCCCGGAGGCGCGGAACTCACCGCGCGCGGCCTGGATTTGTGCGGCTTCGGCTCCGGGGACCGGGTGGCGGACCTGGGCTGCGGCCTGGGCGCGACCCTCGGCCTGCTCACCGGCCGGGGCCTGCGCGCCCTGGGCCTGGACGCCTCGGCGGAATTCCTCGCCAGGGCCCGCGCCGAACTGCCCGGAACGCCCCTGCTGCGGGCGCGGGTGGAGGCCCTGCCCCTGGCCGACGGCGGCCTGGACGGCCTGTGCTGCGAATGCGTGCTCTCGACCCTGGCCGACCCCGGCCCGGTCCTGGCCGAGATGGCCCGGACGCTGCGCTCCGGCGGCCGCCTGCTCCTCAGCGACCTCTACGTCCGCCGCCCCGGCGCGGCGGGCGGCATCGCGGGCTGCGCCGCCGGAGCCCGCCCCCTGGAGGACATGGAAGACCTCCTGCGGCGGCACGGCCTGCGGCCGCTCCACGTGGAGGACCACAGCCGGGCCCTGAGCGAACTGGCCGGACGGCTCATCTTCCAACACGGTTCCCTGGACGCCCTGCGGAACCTGACCGGAGGCGGCGGATGCGGCCGCCGCGATCCCCGCGACCTGGGCTACTGCCTCATCATCGCCGCAAAGGAGGCCTCATGA
- a CDS encoding DVU_1555 family C-GCAxxG-C-C protein gives MSDILLDILPLAGKGYCCSQILGLLALRAQGRENPDLIRSLSGLCHGMGQSGGTCGILSGGCCVLGLYLGKGSDDEAPLEQAELAVATFVDWFTERAVPQYGGITCAAILGDDGGKPDVSRCGQLLADAWARILLLLTEQGLDPAVPREE, from the coding sequence ATGAGCGACATCCTTCTCGACATCCTGCCCCTGGCGGGCAAGGGCTACTGCTGCAGCCAAATTCTCGGCCTCCTGGCCCTGCGCGCCCAGGGCCGCGAAAACCCGGACCTCATCCGCTCCCTGAGCGGCCTGTGCCACGGCATGGGCCAGAGCGGCGGCACCTGCGGCATCCTCAGCGGCGGCTGCTGCGTGCTCGGACTCTACCTGGGCAAGGGATCGGACGACGAAGCGCCCCTGGAGCAGGCCGAACTGGCGGTCGCCACCTTCGTGGACTGGTTCACCGAGCGCGCCGTGCCGCAATACGGCGGCATCACCTGCGCGGCCATCCTGGGCGACGACGGCGGCAAGCCGGACGTCTCCCGCTGCGGCCAACTCCTGGCCGACGCCTGGGCCCGCATCCTCCTGCTTCTGACCGAACAGGGCCTGGACCCGGCCGTGCCCAGGGAGGAATGA
- the trsS gene encoding radical SAM (seleno)protein TrsS produces MAEILGRTESLCPVCLKRLPAVRILEDGTVFLARTCPEHGEFKVAVWRGEPGLDRWHRPKTPSRPERPQTPANQGCPLDCGLCPEHGQHTCTALVEITQACDLGCPVCFASSGAANAPEPTLEALAARLAALRRVAGRCNVQISGGEPATRDDLPAIVAAARSADFALVQINSNGLRLAREPEFARALADAGLDSVFLQFDGSDAAGTALRGRPLLAEKLRAIDACARAGLGVVLVPTLIPGVNDAELGGILDLGLSRSPTVRGVHFQPAASFGRFPWPPERPRLTLPEVLTALVAQSHGLLRAEDFHPPCCEHEMCSFSAQFRLENGRLVPLAQGGSCCSPDRPLEARDGAMQSRSITARQWAAPDQPRAPRPGADDFERFLAGFSTRDRFSVSCMAFQDAWTVDLERVRGCCIHVAEADGRRIPFCLYNLTSAEGRTLYRGRC; encoded by the coding sequence ATGGCCGAAATCCTCGGCCGCACGGAAAGCCTCTGTCCGGTCTGCCTGAAGCGCCTGCCCGCCGTGCGCATCCTGGAGGACGGCACGGTGTTCCTCGCCCGGACCTGCCCGGAGCACGGCGAATTCAAGGTCGCGGTCTGGCGCGGCGAGCCGGGCCTGGACCGCTGGCATCGGCCCAAGACGCCCTCCCGGCCGGAACGCCCGCAGACGCCCGCGAACCAAGGCTGCCCCCTGGATTGCGGACTCTGCCCGGAACACGGCCAGCACACCTGCACGGCCCTGGTGGAGATCACCCAGGCCTGCGACCTGGGCTGCCCGGTCTGCTTCGCGTCCTCGGGCGCGGCGAACGCGCCGGAGCCCACGCTGGAGGCCCTGGCCGCCCGGCTGGCGGCCCTGCGCCGGGTGGCCGGGCGCTGCAACGTCCAGATTTCCGGCGGCGAACCCGCCACCCGCGACGACCTGCCCGCCATCGTGGCCGCCGCCCGGAGCGCGGACTTCGCCCTGGTCCAGATCAACAGCAACGGCCTGCGCCTCGCCCGGGAGCCGGAATTCGCCCGCGCCCTGGCCGACGCCGGGCTGGACTCGGTCTTCCTCCAGTTCGACGGCTCGGACGCGGCCGGCACGGCCTTGCGCGGCCGTCCGCTCCTGGCGGAAAAGCTCCGGGCCATCGACGCCTGCGCCAGGGCCGGGCTGGGCGTGGTCCTGGTGCCCACCCTGATCCCGGGCGTCAACGACGCCGAACTGGGCGGCATCCTGGATCTGGGCCTGTCCCGCAGCCCCACGGTGCGGGGCGTGCACTTCCAGCCCGCCGCCAGCTTCGGCCGCTTCCCCTGGCCCCCGGAGCGGCCGCGCCTGACCCTGCCCGAGGTGCTCACGGCGCTGGTGGCCCAATCTCACGGCCTGCTCCGGGCCGAGGACTTCCATCCGCCCTGCTGCGAGCACGAGATGTGCTCCTTCAGCGCCCAGTTCCGGCTGGAGAACGGGCGGCTCGTTCCCCTGGCCCAGGGCGGCTCCTGCTGCTCCCCGGACCGGCCCCTGGAAGCCCGCGACGGCGCGATGCAGTCCCGCTCGATCACGGCCCGCCAGTGGGCCGCGCCGGACCAGCCCCGCGCTCCCCGGCCCGGGGCCGACGACTTCGAACGCTTCCTGGCCGGATTCTCCACCCGCGACCGCTTCAGCGTCTCCTGCATGGCCTTCCAGGACGCCTGGACCGTGGACCTGGAGCGGGTGCGCGGCTGCTGCATCCACGTGGCCGAGGCCGACGGGCGGCGCATCCCCTTCTGCCTCTACAACCTCACCTCGGCCGAGGGCCGGACGCTCTACCGGGGGCGCTGCTGA